One Alnus glutinosa chromosome 3, dhAlnGlut1.1, whole genome shotgun sequence genomic region harbors:
- the LOC133864507 gene encoding protein DWD HYPERSENSITIVE TO UV-B 1-like gives MKISRLEARYLDSCQKHEVLPNSAVLSLFSKGNIQNSLHEKCTVVVSLDQLKDADISPLIDVFMASDCSDIDAVDILHESHCVLSKENITALLRVINLKLRIVDLLDMSLKKDVVWDVCDDGLACEVLNLRSLHIQKLNMVGIYMQLHTLNLDFCTSLTGLQKDCFSCMPNLMRLSMCETRVANLWTTTAALLKLPSLVELRFQNCLCCKDTGACPASSGEKTNFRFCERTGSAQLNMSYNRETPSTDKGDATYVFRTKEAVRNLLALDDSEITCETQSGPDNFSENREVKLSSYLKEMCLLELSSTIPDLNGQTKMQNKIQDKDEFTLRFHKQLLTNGTMSLTMYNSHNPSPICFEKHYRDYMIASLPRLEVLDNIPIRKIDRETAKSISSKYYEYLPYTRKLKESVVHVLDKREMGTSGIYFQKPFKPKQLFPYRNGQHFFSRSLSAAKLGSSAWPLLQPVFNFSHTFKEESKRLRPRQFEYHPSNSSLMAFGTLDGEVVVINHESGKTVSYIPSIGAMNSVLGLSWLKKHPSKLLAGSDNGSLRLFDINHMPPKVADLCCYSATVTFDAFEQLTSLHVNSTDDQFLASGYSKDVALYDISSGKRLQLFTNMHQEPINVVKFAHHSPFLFATSSFDKDVKMWDLRQNPVRPCYTASSSRGNVMVCFSPDDLYLLVSAVDNEVKQLLAADGRLYLNFEIASTGSAHNYTRSYYLNGRDYIISGSCDEHVVRICCAQTGRRLRDVCLEDKESGNSLFVQSLRGDPYREFHMSILAAPVRPSSKWEIIKVNLLASSCDAEEYSYGQRCSPFYGLGG, from the exons ATGAAAATTTCCAGATTAGAAGCTCG CTATCTTGATTCTTGCCAGAAGCATGAGGTGCTACCCAACTCTGCAGTGCTATCCTTGTTTTCTAAG GGCAATATCCAAAACTCACTCCATGAGAAGTGTACTGTAGTGGTTTCATTAGACCAGCTAAAGGATGCTGATATCTCCCCACTGATCGATGTATTTATGGCAAGCGACTGTTCTGACATTGATGCAGTTGACATACTTCATGAATCACATTGTGTCTTGAGTAAAGAAAATATTACAGCTTTGTTGCGTGTGATCAATCTAAAGCTCCGTATCGTCGATCTCCTGGATATGTCATTGAAGAAGGACGTGGTGTG GGATGTTTGCGATGATGGCTTGGCTTGTGAAGTCTTGAATTTGAGGTCTCTCCACATCCAAAAACTCAACATGGTTGGAATATATATGCAGTTACACACCCTTAATCTGGATTTTTGTACTTCACTCACCGGCTTACAGAAGGACTGTTTTTCTTGCATGCCAAATCTGATGCGACTCTCAATGTGTGAGACAAGAGTTGCTAATCTCTGGACAACTACTGCTGCACTATTAAAACTCCCTTCTTTGGTGGAATTACGGTTCCAAAATTGTTTATGTTGCAAGGACACTGGAGCATGTCCTGCATCATCTGGTGAGAAAACTAATTTTCGTTTTTGTGAGAGAACTGGTTCAGCTCAGTTGAATATGAGTTATAACAGAGAGACACCATCTACTGATAAAGGAGATGCTACATATGTTTTTAGGACAAAAGAAGCAGTCAGGAACTTGCTTGCTCTTGATGATTCAGAAATAACTTGTGAGACCCAGAGCGGACCTGATAATTTTTCAGAGAATAGGGAAGTAAAACTTTCAAGTTACCTAAAAGAAATGTGTTTGTTGGAACTATCATCTACTATTCCTGATTTGAATGGACAGACCAAAATGCAAAATAAG ATTCAAGACAAAGATGAATTTACTCTGAGATTTCATAAGCAGCTCTTGACAAATGGCACCATGTCATTAACCATGTATAATTCTCATAATCCTTCACCCATATGCTTTGAGAAACATTATAGGGACTACATGATTGCTTCATTGCCTCGTTTAGAAGTTTTAGACAATATCCCTATCAGAAAGATTGACAGGGAAACGGCCAAGTCAATCTCTTCAAAATACTATGAATACTTACCTTATACACGAAAGCTCAAGGAAAGTGTTGTTCATGTTTTGGATAAGCGTGAAATGGGAACAAGTGGTATTTACTTTCAAAAACCTTTCAAGCCAAAACAGCTATTTCCTTATAGAAATGGTCAACATTTTTTCTCAAGATCCCTTAGTGCTGCCAAACTTGGGTCTTCTGCTTGGCCACTCCTACAGCCGGTGTTTAACTTTAGCCACACATTTAAAGAAGAAAGCAAGAGGCTTCGTCCGAGGCAGTTTGAGTATCATCCATCAAACTCTAGTCTTATGGCTTTTGGAACTCTGGATGGTGAAGTAGTTGTTATCAACCATGAAAGCGGAAAGACTGTAAGCTATATCCCATCCATAGGAGCAATGAACAGCGTTTTGGGGCTGTCTTGGCTCAAGAAGCATCCATCCAAG CTTCTTGCCGGTTCTGATAATGGTTCGTTGAGGTTGTTTGACATCAATCATATGCCACCAAAAGTTGCAGATCTCTGTTGCTATTCTGCTACCGTAACCTTTGATGCTTTTGAGCAATTGACTTCTCTTCATGTCAATTCAACGGATGATCAGTTTCTTGCTAGTGGATACTCAAAAGATGTTGCTCTATATGACATCAGCAGTGGAAAACGTTTGCAACTATTTACTAATATGCACCAAGAACCGATCAATGTTGTTAAGTTTGCACACCATTCCCCTTTTCTATTTGCTACTTCATCATTTGACAAGGATGTCAAGATGTGGGATTTGAGACAGAACCCAGTGCGGCCTTGCTATACAGCTTCAAGCTCAAGGGGAAACGTGATGGTTTGCTTTTCTCCTGATGACCTCTATTTGCTTGTTTCAGCTGTTGACAATGAG GTTAAACAACTTCTGGCAGCAGACGGGAGGCTTTACCTAAATTTTGAGATAGCTTCAACAGGAAGTGCTCATAATTATACACGTTCCTATTACTTGAATGGAAGGGACTATATTATCAGTGGGAGCTGTGATGAACATGTTGTTCGCATCTGCTGTGCTCAAACTGGAAGACGACTTAGGGATGTCTGTTTGGAG GATAAGGAATCAGGAAATTCTCTGTTTGTACAATCCTTAAGGGGCGATCCTTATAGG GAATTTCACATGAGTATCTTAGCAGCCCCTGTGCGTCCAAGCTCAAAGTGGGAGATTATCAAG GTCAATTTGCTTGCTTCCAGTTGCGATGCTGAAGAATATTCTTATGGCCAACGTTGCAGTCCTTTCTACGGTCTAGGAGGATGA
- the LOC133864948 gene encoding lysine-rich arabinogalactan protein 18 has protein sequence MDRQCLLAFALIGIIVAGVGAQSPAAAPSKSPVTPAGATSPVSSPAAAPSKPQSPAKAPSKPKSPAPATSPLSSPPASVPVKPAAPTPSKPAAPAPVAKPPAAAPLSSPPAPVPVSSTPLPAPEKSPPSPAPETVPSSAPPAPVTAPTAEVPAPAPSKKKPKAKTKKHHAPAPAPGLLGPPAPPAEAPGPSQDATSPSPSLADENGAVTIRAVQQVVAGLALGWAVLGLIL, from the exons ATGGATCGGCAATGCTTGCTCGCATTCGCGTTGATCGGCATCATTGTCGCCGGCGTCGGAGCCCAGTCCCCAGCGGCTGCGCCATCCAAATCTCCGGTGACTCCGGCGGGTGCTACTTCACCGGTTTCATCACCAGCCGCGGCTCCATCTAAGCCACAATCACCAGCCAAAGCACCTTCGAAGCCTAAATCTCCGGCTCCGGCCACGTCTCCATTGTCGTCTCCACCGGCTTCGGTTCCTGTGAAACCGGCTGCGCCAACTCCATCGAAGCCGGCTGCGCCAGCTCCAGTGGCTAAACCTCCTGCGGCTGCTCCATTGAGCTCACCACCGGCTCCGGTTCCGGTCAGCTCTACGCCTCTGCCTGCACCGGAGAAGTCTCCTCCGTCACCTGCGCCGGAGACTGTTCCCTCCAGCGCTCCTCCGGCTCCGGTAACCGCGCCGACTGCCGAGGTTCCAGCTCCGGCTCCGAGCAAGAAGAAACCAAAGGCTAAGACTAAGAAGCACCACGCGCCGGCCCCGGCGCCGGGGCTTTTAGGCCCGCCCGCTCCGCCAGCTGAGGCACCCGGACCCAGCCAGGACGCGACCTCGCCTAGTCCCTCTTTGGCTGATGAG AATGGAGCGGTGACGATCAGGGCCGTGCAGCAGGTGGTGGCCGGCTTGGCATTGGGATGGGCTGTCCTCGGTTTGAtcctttag
- the LOC133864384 gene encoding peamaclein-like: protein MKPTLSTLLLVSMLLSSSFLQFAMADPTTMAAAPIPSFCDSKCGARCANAGVKDRCLRYCGICCQQCKCVPPGTYGNKSECPCYRDMLNSKGQSKCP from the exons ATGAAGCCTACCCTTTCAACTTTGCTACTTGTTTCAATGCTTCTGAGCTCCTCTTTCCTTCAGTTCGCCATGGCTGATCCCACCACCATGGCTGCTGCTCCAATTCCAA GTTTTTGCGACTCCAAATGCGGCGCGAGGTGCGCAAATGCGGGAGTGAAGGACCGGTGCTTGAGATACTGTGGAATCTGCTGTCAACAGTGCAAGTGTGTTCCTCCAGGGACATACGGAAACAAGTCTGAATGCCCCTGCTACAGAGACATGTTGAACTCCAAGGGCCAGTCTAAATGCCCTTGA